The proteins below come from a single Dermatophagoides farinae isolate YC_2012a chromosome 7, ASM2471394v1, whole genome shotgun sequence genomic window:
- the MCTS1 gene encoding malignant T-cell-amplified sequence 1 homolog: MFKKFEDTNVSGVTQLKSSVQKGIKNRLVEQFPYLENYIDEIIPKKENLRIVKCQDHIEVIVNSVGDYLFFRQRDDCYYPTLRLIHKYPFICPLMQVDEGAITFVLSGANIMCPGLTSKGAIMTDGLPAETIVTVMAERKQHALAVGKLKMSVDDIAKINRGVAIENVHFLNDGLWRLKPNK; the protein is encoded by the exons ATGTTCAAAAA ATTCGAAGATACAAATGTATCGGGTGTCACACAGCTTAAATCAAGCGTACAAAAAGGTATTAAAAATCGATTGGTCGAACAATTTCCATATCTAGAGaattatattgatgaaataataccgaaaaaagaaaatctacGTATAGTTAAATG ccAAGATCATATCGAAGTAATTGTCAATTCTGTTGGTGATTATCTATTCTTTCGGCAACgtgatgattgttattatcCGACACTTCGATTAATACATAAAT ATCCATTCATATGTCCATTGATGCAAGTGGATGAAGGTGCCATTACATTCGTTTTATCTGGTGCAAATATTATGTGTCCAGGATTAACATCAAAAGGTGCCATTATGACTGATGGATTGCCAGCTGAAACAATTGTTACTGTTATGGCTGAACGTAAACAACATGCATTAGCTGTtggtaaattgaaaatgtccGTCGATGATAT tgccAAAATTAATCGTGGTGTTGCCATTGAAAATGTACATTTTCTTAATGATGGTCTATGGCGTCTTAAgccaaacaaataa
- the LOC124496671 gene encoding 5-phosphohydroxy-L-lysine phospho-lyase, with amino-acid sequence MEYPSTTTTTISCHHPNIVDIQKPLPITSPMMMEKMSKSETIELRNKHVGPSVTLFFKKNPLKIIRGKGQYMYDEKDNAYLDCINNVAHVGHCHPAVVKAATDQMQLIYTNSRFLHDNLVVYAKRITDTMPKPLSVCYFVNSGSEANDLAIRLARSHTKNKDIITIDGAYHGHLTTLIDISPMKFLKIKGAKKKKWVHLTSLPCSYRGKYNLDNCESSSEIGQRYGEEIKQIIQDAHDQGRQIAAFIHESMISCGGQVLLPENYLKNVYKHIREAGGVCIADEVQVGFGRTGKMWAFEYQNVVPDIVTMGKPMGNGHPIACVITTPEIAESFARIGTEYFNTYGGNPVSLAVANAVLDVIEQEKLIDHGIQVGNLMIEELEKLKKKYSLIGDIRGVGLFIGIELVNNRRTKEPATLIAEYIVARFKENRILMSTEGKFGNVLKIKPPMVFNESNVKQFIFILEEILQDINYMHQSRTRSSSLSSAYSSDSISINGGNGNYNNGQNGVENNISSDSLSDEDSSIISE; translated from the exons ATGGAAtatccatcaacaacaacaacaacaataagtTGTCATCATCCGAATATTGTGGACATTCAAAAACCATTGCCGATAACatcaccaatgatgatggaaaagaTGTCGAAATCCGAGACAATAGAATTACGAAATAAACATGTTGG GCCATCGGTAACGTTattttttaagaaaaatccattgaaaatcataCGTGGTAAAGGACAATATatgtatgatgaaaaagataaTGCATATTTGGATTGTATTAATAATGTTGCACATGTTGGACATTGTCATCCGGCCGTGGTTAAAGCCGCTACTGATCAAATGCAATTGATCTATACGAATAGTCGTTTTTTACATGATAATCTTGTTGTTTATGCTAAACGTATTACAGATACAATGCCAAAACCATTATctgtttgttattttgttaATTCTGg ATCCGAAGCAAACGATTTGGCCATTCGTTTGGCACGTAGCCATACGAAAAACAAAGATATTATCACAATCGATGG TGCATATCATGGTCATCTAACCACATTGATCGATATATCACCAATGAAATTTCTGAAAATCAAAGGAGccaaaaagaagaaatggGTTCATCTG ACATCGCTACCGTGTTCTTATCGAGGTAAATACAATTTGGATAATTGTGAATCATCCAGTGAAATTGGCCAACGTTATGGTGAAGAAATCAAGCAGATCATTCAGGATGCCCACGATCAAGGACGACAAATTGCTGCATTCATacatgaatcaatgattagTTGTGGTGGACAAGTTTTATTACCGGAAAATTATCTGAAAAATGTTTACAA ACATATTCGTGAAGCTGGAGGTGTTTGCATTGCCGATGAAGTTCAAGTTGGATTTGGACGAACTGGAAAAATGTGGGCATTTGAATATCAAAATGTTGTACCGGATATCGTAACCATGGGCAAACCAATGGGTAATGGACATCCAATTGCATGTGTTATTACAACACCTGAAATTGCCGAAAGTTTTGCTCGTATCGGTACCGAGTATTTCAATACT TACGGTGGCAATCCCGTTTCATTGGCTGTAGCAAATGCTGTACTTGATGTAATTGAACAGGAAAAACTAATTGATCATGGTATTCAGGTGGGCAATCTAATGATAGAAGAGttagaaaaattgaagaaaaagtaTTCATTAATTGGCGATATTCGTGGTGTTGGCCTATTCATCGGTATTGAATTAGTCAACAATCGTCGTACAAAAGAACCGGCCACATTGATTGCCGAATATATTGTTGCACGTTTTAAAGAGAATCGTATATTAATGAGTACAGAAGGTAAATTTGGAAatgtattgaaaattaaaccACCAATGgtattcaatgaatcaaatgtcaaacaatttatattcatattgGAAGAAATATTACAAGATATTAATTATATGCATCAAAGTCGTACACGAAGTTCATCATTAAGTTCAGCATATAGTTCAGATTCCATATCCATcaatggtggtaatggtaatTACAATAATGGACAAAATGGTGTTGAAAACAACATTAGTTCGGATTCATTATCTGACGAagattcatcaatcatttctgaataa
- the Den1 gene encoding SUMO peptidase family member deneddylase 1: MAVNKKMCDDDWQIVLSYHDAIIRQSDYRILQSRQWINDSLIEFWYEYLTHNLFKEYSNQLLCLSPSLTQLIKMTDSMDEIQAILQPLEIQQRKLILIPMNDNLSYDYGGSHWSLLVFINDDGDDQSRLEYYDSANQEQHKEMMINIKIIGSKLSQLLSCDPDIHFKQCHPQEDGYNCGIHLICNSNAICQKYLNNDQRSITTIITNEQIRSFRIELIDIIDRLKSK, encoded by the coding sequence ATGgctgtaaataaaaaaatgtgtgatgatgattggcaaATTGTTCTTAGCTACCATGATGCTATTATCCGGCAATCAGATTATCGAATATTACAATCACGACAATGGATCAATGATAGTTTGATTGAATTCTGGTATGAATATCTTACACATAATCTTTTTAAagaatattcaaatcaacTACTATGTCTAAGTCCATCATTAAcacaattaatcaaaatgacTGATTCAATGGATGAGATTCAAGCCATTCTTCAGCCATTAGAAattcaacaacgaaaattaatattaataccaatgaatgataatttatcataTGATTATGGTGGTTCACATTGGTCATTACTTGtattcattaatgatgatggtgatgatcaatcTCGTTTGGAATATTATGATTCAGCCAATCAAGAACAACataaagaaatgatgatcaacataaAGATAATTGGTTCTAAATTATCACAATTATTATCCTGTGATCCGGATATTCATTTTAAACAATGTCATCCACAAGAAGATGGCTATAATTGTGGTATACATTTAATATGTAATTCTAATGCTATTTGTCAAAAATATctaaataatgatcaacgaTCAATCACAACAATTATAACCAATGAACAGATAAGATCATTTCGCATTGAATTAATCGATATAATCGATAGGTTAAAATCTAAATGA
- the LOC124496699 gene encoding uncharacterized protein LOC124496699, which yields MSQNNNKQQLDSTEFDDTTSPKSVGDDDGDGNDPNPACISVTQKSSRIIYSTSGKSRSEEDNQTKSLSSSKMMTATTNLTMKNDINSKSDDQLSSSGSSSSSSSSSSSAIIADICSTSSSSPSTSSGCLLVENCTIETNGSSGGGENISYHDCQSPTTMMMNHHNHNNNNNNCQRTMNTIEFNNNNNNNGKTKNSNEWIKLNVGGTYFQTTRTTLCSDRNSFFYRLCQQDDNKNSLASEKDENGAYLIDRDPSYFAPILNFLRHGKLILNKDLNEEGVLEEAEFYNITSLIKLLQQRHLDRTMNHNPSPDSSKNQNVYRLLHCRESELSLAISTLSDGWKFEQLLPNFPNWTTDYFVVVSREYPIKR from the exons atgtctcaaaataataataaacaacaattggATTCTacagaatttgatgatacTACTAGTCCTAAAagtgttggtgatgatgatggtgatggtaatgatcCAAATCCTGCTTGTATTTCAGTGacacaaaaatcatcaagaattATTTATAGTACAAGTGGTAAAAGTCGATCTGAAGaagataatcaaacaaaatctttgtcatcatcaaaaatgatgacggCTACAACTAatttaacaatgaaaaatgatattaATAGTAAATCGGATGaccaattatcatcatccggatcttcgtcatcatcatcatcatcatcatcatcggcaatAATAGCTGATATTTGTAGtacctcatcatcatcaccatcaacatcatccgGTTGTTTATTGGTTGAGAATTGTACAATCGAAACAAATGGTagcagtggtggtggtgaaaatATTAGTTATCATGATTGTcaatcaccaacaacaatgatgatgaaccatcataatcataataataataataataattgtcaaaGAACGATGAATAcgattgaattcaataacaataataataataatggtaaaacaaagaattcaaatgaatggatcaaATTAAATGTTGGTGGTACTTATTTTCAAACGACACGTACCACACTATGTAGTGATCGTAATTCGTTCTTTTATCGTCTTTGTCAACAAGATGATAATAAGAATAGTTTAGCATCGGAAAAG GATGAAAATGGAGCCTATTTAATTGATCGTGATCCATCATATTTTGCAccaatattgaattttctaCGTCATGGTAAACTTATACTAAATAAAGATCTGAATGAAGAAGGTGTACTTGAAGAAGCCGAATTCTATAATATAAcatcattgataaaattattacaacaaCGTCATCTAGATCGTACAATGAATCATAATCCTAGTCCagattcatcaaaaaatcaaaatgtttatcGTCTATTACATTGTCGTGAAAGTGAATTATCATTGGCTATATCAACACTATCGGATGGTTGGaaatttgaacaattatTACCAAATTTTCCGAATTGGACCACCGACTATTTTGTTGTCGTATCACGTGAATATCCAATCAAAAGATAG
- the LOC124496691 gene encoding protein Wnt-8a-like yields MIQSIRHIKSINQSIINFFLHKNMSSIIIIVNNDKLSTNYQVWSLLSSSSSLIYRLFHVTISLLLILPVNHHHVYSWSLGNMLRTSSQATLSSFETVWIGAQKGLDECSKQFMYERWPCPESILSEVYQNHLPINREVAFVQAIISAGIVHTVTRNCSAGSLDNCKCTRSSILNGNDDEQSMRNDFRWGGCSDNVELGYRVAVAHLDDRETGQDLKAKIRLHNHRVGRISVKETMIRKCKCHGVSGSCSMQTCWMKVNEFREIGNYLKKAYRKAVKIENNSPWEQNNQPEVPTWKLMYLHDSPDYCKADMNSTFGSYTGTLGRHCSMRKDDDVTGEERKSCRRLCKQCGYRVRRERRIITTTCNCRFEFCCQVHCQQCQREEFTYVCAPSLLPSSSSSSSSINNNNDDDGNICIVDNHPHSRRCL; encoded by the exons ATG ATACAATCGATTCGTcatatcaaatcaatcaatcaatcaatcatcaatttttttttgcataaaaatatgtcatcaatcatcatcattgttaataatgataaattatcaacaaactATCAGGTttggtcattattatcatcatcatcatcgttaatATATCGATTATTTCATGTGACaatctcattattattgatattgcctgtcaatcatcatcatgtctaTTCTTG GTCATTGGGCAATATGTTACGTACAAGTAGCCAGGCAACATTATCTAGTTTTGAAACCGTTTGGATTGGTGCACAAAAAGGTTTAGATGAATGTTCGAAACAATTTATGTATGAACGATGGCCATGTCCAGAATCGATACTATCGGAAgtttatcaaaatcatctaCCAa TAAATCGAGAAGTAGCATTTGTACAGGCAATTATAAGTGCCGGTATTGTACATACGGTTACAAGAAATTGTAGTGCCGGTTCATTGGATAATTGTAAATGTACacgatcatcaatattgaatggcaatgatgatgaacaatcaatGCGTAATGATTTCCGTTGGGGTGGTTGTAGTGATAATGTTGAACTTGGTTATCGTGTTGCTGTTGCCCATCTGGATGATCGTGAAACTGGACAAGATTTAAAGGCTAAAATTCGTCTACATAATCATCGTGTTGGTCGAATT TCAGTAAAAGAAACAATGATACGAAAATGTAAATGTCATGGTGTAAGTGGATCATGTTCAATGCAAACCTGTTGGATGaaagtgaatgaatttcgTGAAATTGGTAATTACCTTAAGAAAGCTTATCGAAAAGCggtaaaaattgaaaataattcacCATGGGAACAGAATAATCAACCAGAAGTGCCCACATGGAAATTAATGTATCTACATGATTCACCGGATTATTGTAAAGCGGATATGAATTCAACATTCGGTTCATATACCGGTACATTAGGTCGTCATTGTTCAATGcgcaaagatgatgatgttaccggtgaagaaagaaaaagttgTCGCCGTCTTTGTAAACAATGTGGTTATCGTGTACGACGTGAACGCCGTATAATAACAACCACCTGTAATTGTCGTTTTGAATTCTGTTGCCAGGTACATTGTCAACAATGTCAACGTGAAGAATTTACCTATGTTTGtgcaccatcattattaccatcatcatcatcatcatcatcatcaatcaacaacaacaacgacgacgacggcaACATCTGTATAGTGGACAACCACCCACACAGTCGGCGTTGTctgtaa
- the LOC124496679 gene encoding guanine nucleotide exchange factor for Rab-3A, which yields MMNNNNHNSDNSHNNNNDNDAHNKHNKSNESSSSSSIYSSPINTPINPPQPPPQQQQQPPPDDQINSDYEELIAQTKQRMAIKFECLEKETGLSLSIGRNSLQKQSNINNGDVVGNNYRLKQSEQLFLSNECQRLKEELRLKNEIIDKMYQIRIQVDSELEDLTASLFEEANKMVYSANVLRDRAEKELHEANLKIDMLTAEVQALKLLVITSTPSKPNAHLHPQLNCSNSSSSSSSSTMMASTLPSSGSHHHRQNQKSNNNNSDNNSKSPKQKRSMPMKSPSNYELTSNSKSTEQIMMMANKLPAIDDENDFDDQIDDGITEIDPVLYEEFQEWRKCPTLEPICSNFMKRIYDEEIYPVFNFKNKNLTSLVLRSIESNTLTVEMIGATNAATTAAAVANCNDQKLPFPKKCALLEVPRICRYRMRIDSNVNTPTTTKTTTNNGHNQWYFISQLCRNRITTVCDLFCYLRYVQQGLVKSNIKDIYWQIMKRRRNIAQSKLGFTPSINAFEFNGN from the coding sequence atgatgaataataataatcataatagtGATAAtagtcataataataataatgataatgatgctcataataaacataataaatcgaacgaatcatcatcatcttcatcgatATATTCATCACCGATAAATACACCGATAAAtccaccacaaccaccaccacaacaacaacaacaaccgccACCGGATGATCAGATAAATTCCGATTATGAAGAATTAATtgcacaaacaaaacaacgaaTGGCCataaaattcgaatgtttggaaaaagaaactggattatcattatcaataggTCGAAATAGtttacaaaaacaatcaaacattaACAATGGTGATGTGGTTGGTAATAATTATCGATTAAAACAATCGGaacaattatttttatctaaTGAATGTCAACGGTTAAAAGAAGAACTTCGATTGAAGAATgaaattatcgataaaatGTATCAAATACGAATACAGGTTGATAGTGAATTAGAAGATCTGACCGCATCATTGTTTGAAGAAGCGAATAAAATGGTCTATTCAGCCAATGTTCTAAGAGATCGTGCTGAAAAAGAATTACATGAAGCAAATCTAAAAATTGATATGCTTACAGCCGAAGTTCAGGCATTAAAATTATTGGTAATAACATCGACACCATCGAAACCGAATGCACATCTTCATCCACAGCTCAATTGttcgaattcatcatcatcatcatcatcatcaacaatgatggcATCGACTTTACCATCATCAggtagtcatcatcatagacaaaatcaaaaatcgaacaacaacaacagtgataacaattcaaaatcaccaaaacaaaaacgttcTATGCCTATGAAATCACCAAGTAATTATGAATTGACAAGTAATTCAAAATCCACagaacaaataatgatgatggctaacAAATTACCagccattgatgatgaaaatgattttgatgatcaaattgatgatggtattaCTGAAATTGATCCAGTTTTATATGAAGAATTTCAAGAATGGCGTAAATGTCCTACACTTGAACCAATATGTTCGAATTTTATGAAACGTATctatgatgaagaaatttatccggtatttaattttaaaaataaaaatcttacATCATTGGTTCTTCGttcgattgaatcaaatacaTTGACAGTGGAAATGATTGGTGCCACCAATGCTGCcactactgctgctgctgttgctaattgtaatgatcaaaaattacCATTTCCAAAGAAATGTGCACTATTAGAAGTGCCTCGTATATGTCGATATCGTATGagaatcgattcaaatgtcaatacaccaacaacaacaaaaacaacaacaaataatggcCATAATCAATGGTATTTTATATCACAATTATGTCGTAATCGAATTACTACTGTCTGTGATTTATTCTGTTATTTACGTTATGTACAACAAGGACTAGTCAAAAGTAATATAAAAGATATTTATTGGCAAATAATGAAACGACGTCGTAATATAGCCCAATCTAAATTAGGTTTTACACCATCCATTAAtgcatttgaattcaatggaaattga
- the Nxt1 gene encoding NTF2-related export protein 1 — translation MSIQSSTLKINHACESGKKFAELFYEQLDKNRHLIGQLYHDTATLIWNGNHIVGKTNIVQFYMNLPAIDTNLHAIDSQPVSQIISKDHTSILVTCNGRMAINRKQQHFNESFMLIAENNVWKIVTDTFRNY, via the coding sequence atgtcaatacaatcatcaacattgaaaataaatcatgCGTGTGAAAGTGGTAAAAAATTTGCCGAATTATTCTATGAACAATTGGATAAGAATCGTCATTTAATCGGTCAACTATATCATGATACAGCAACATTAATATGGAATGGTAATCATATTGTTGGCAAAACAAATATTGTACAATTCTATATGAATCTACCGGCTATTGATACAAATCTACATGCTATCGATTCACAACCAGTATCACAGATCATATCAAAAGATCATACCAGTATATTGGTCACCTGTAATGGACGTATGGCCATTAAtcgtaaacaacaacattttaatgaatcatttatGTTGATTGCCGAGAATAATGTATGGAAAATTGTAACGGATACATTTcgaaattattga
- the LOC124496726 gene encoding ATP synthase peripheral stalk subunit d, mitochondrial gives MAAKRITKSSIDWAKFASVVPKNEMKNFNAFKARSDAYLVRALAYPENPPEINFNEYKARLANKDMVQKLEQAYKSLKIPYPKDTVAGEIEQQESEYKRTCDAYVPIANAKIAEAEKLRKKFEVMIPVRDMSNEDFTLTFPDWVCTLENPSIYPHFEKTPGLTKEERERLAAPDGKPYSTV, from the exons ATGGCTGCCAAACGAATCactaaatcatcaattgattgggCCAAATTTGCTTCGGTTGTaccgaaaaatgaaatgaaaaatttcaatgcatTCAAAGCTCGTTCCGATGCCTATTTGGTTAG AGCATTGGCCTATCCAGAAAATCCACcggaaattaatttcaatgaatacaAAGCACGTTTAGCGAATAAAGATATGGTACAAAAGCTTGAACAAGCatataaatcattgaaaattcctTATCCAAAAGATACGGTAGCCGGagaaattgaacaacaagaatcgGAATATAAACGTACATGTGATGCTTATGTACCAATTGCTAATGCAAAAATTGCCGAAGCTGAAAAATTG CGTAAAAAATTCGAAGTGATGATTCCGGTACGTGACATGAGCAATGAAGATTTTACATTAACATTTCCTGATTGGGTATGCACACTGGaaaatccatccatttatCCACATTTTGAGAAAACACCTGGCCTCACTAAAGAAGAACGTGAACGTTTGGCTGCACCGGATGGTAAACCATATTCTACTGTatag
- the LOC124496723 gene encoding rab effector Noc2, whose translation MDRHFDMDSKMMANDVDGIGTSNSSNVNRSKSNWTCPNDRELMLRAKLETGWSCKTKQFQTLHSPNRNDKITEQERKTIIDVISRAQQSDEIEKKRISKMIERLKNMKRNARGDGHYTCILCNESFGFFNHNAHECHGCSKLVCNKCGVDTINHRNETIWFCKICSEMTEILKKSGSSYHEVKQQLESEHIGM comes from the exons ATGGATCGTCATTTCGACATGGATTCCAAAATGATGgccaatgatgttgatggtatTGGTACATCGAATTCTTCGAATGTGAATCGTAGTAAAAGTAATTGGACCTGTCCTAATGATCGTGAACTTATGTTACGTGCCAA ATTGGAAACTGGATGGTCATGTAAAACgaaacaatttcaaacattgCATTCACCGAAtcgaaatgataaaattacaGAACAGGAAAGAAAGACCATTATAGATGTAATAAGTCGTGCACAACAATcggatgaaattgaaaagaaacgaattagtaaaatgattgaaagattgaaaaatatgaaacgaAATGCACGTGGTGATGGCCATTACACCTGTATATTATGTAACGaatcatttggatttttcaatcataatgCCCATGAATGTCATGGATGTTCAAAG CTTGTATGTAATAAATGTGGTGTCGATACAATTAATCATCggaatgaaacaatttggTTTTGTAAAATATGTTCAGAAATGACAGAG atattgaaaaaatctggTTCATCATATCACGAGgtaaaacaacaacttgaATCCGAACATATTGGAATGTAG
- the LOC124496704 gene encoding non-selective voltage-gated ion channel VDAC2 — MAPPCYSDLGKQARDIFSKNYHFGLVKLDVKTKTQNNVEFAVNGVSVNDTGRVNATLETKYFFKDWNCTLKEKWTTDNTILTELQFDDQFIKGSKLLFNGNIAPQSGKKSGAIKTALKGDCFHANADFDFDSLNNGTIVHGSLVLGQAGWLAGAQLSFNPQQGKLNKTNFAIGYLDKDFQVHTNVTDGKEFSGSLYQKIAHNLESAITISCASADNTPNFNIGCLYRMDEDTQIKARVNTKSNIGLALIRRLRPGITFTLNALIDGKNFNQGGHKMGMGIDLSA, encoded by the exons atggctccACCATGTTATTCTGATCTTGGAAAACAAGCACGAGATATTTTCTCGAAAAATTATC ATTTTGGCCTGGTAAAATTGGATGTGAAAACCAAAACACAgaataatgttgaatttgCCGTTAATGGTGTATCGGTTAATGATACTGGCCGTGTGAATGCTACGTTGGAAACCAAGTACTTTTTCAAAGATTGGAATTGTACCCTTAAAGAAAAATGGACAACCGACAATACCATACTTACTGAAttacaatttgatgatcaatttattaaAGGATCAAAATTGTTATTCAATGGTAATATTGCTCCACAATCTGGTAAAAAATCCGGTGCCATCAAAACAGCATTGAAAGGTGATTGTTTTCATGCTAATgctgattttgattttgattcactTAACAATGGTACTATTGTACATGGTTCATTGGTACTTGG CCAAGCTGGATGGCTTGCTGGTGcacaattatcattcaatccaCAACAaggaaaattgaataaaaccAATTTTGCTATCGGTTATTTGGACAAGGACTTTCAAGTTCATActaatgt AACGGATGGTAAAGAATTTTCCGGTTCATTGTATCAAAAAATTGCCCATAATTTGGAAAGTGCCATCACTATTTCATGTGCATCTGCCGATAATACACCCAATTTTAATATTGGCTGTCTGTATCGTATGGATGAAGATACACAGATTAAG GCACGTGTAAACACCAAGAGCAACATTGGATTGGCATTGATTCGTCGTCTACGACCAGGAATTACATTCACATTGAATGCTTTGATTGAtggtaaaaatttcaatcaaggTGGCCATAAAATGGGTATGGGTATCGATTTGAGTGCTTAA